The following are from one region of the Fusarium keratoplasticum isolate Fu6.1 chromosome 4, whole genome shotgun sequence genome:
- a CDS encoding Vacuolar fusion protein MON1, whose translation MEPVKMGPNPASISPTDDEYRPPLPPRPPASATMDPSALQAQAVTAITPVEIQTLSFPDGSRGTFPTPGPDSLPSPADSGHASPSRHESSLSGEADETASIMSFAPTMRPAGDIASLLAGELHKKSPAWNLLRSQSATVQPFERSRTGADDKLTEFDHEFDPIQDDDNDDSGDEDKLRIWKSKLKHYLILSSAGKPIWSRHGDLSLINSSMGVVQTIISFYEGAKNPLQAFSAGDTRFVISTEGPLYFVAISKLGESDAQLRAQLEALYMQILSTLTLPRLTHIFANRPSTDLRKPLQGTESLLSSLADTFTKGSPSALLGSLECLRLRKSQRLAINNTFLKLRTEKLLYGLIVAGGKLVSVIRPRRHSLHPSDLQLIFNMLFESDGIKGGGGENWIPLCLPAFNNKGYLYMYVSFFDGASGEQASSPAAAQGRSADEEIAMILISADRESFFELKQMRDNVAQQLAKNGTLAIIQNATRTGRPKIHEITPGSQVSHFLYKSRANVQFCMASLDPSFTELVERRRLMSVYHELHASIHAKHSHLKVLHSVGDDATSLAWITPVFEFYCVAGPNVSRATITQGANKIIQWAKREQERLFIIGGGVF comes from the coding sequence ATGGAACCCGTCAAGATGGGACCCAATCCAGCATCCATCTCCCCCACGGACGATGAGTACCGTCCTCCACTTCCACCACGGCCACCCGCGAGTGCCACCATGGACCCGTCGGCACTGCAAGCACAGGCGGTCACAGCAATAACTCCCGTGGAAATCCAGACGCTGTCCTTTCCAGATGGATCTCGTGGAACGTTTCCTACTCCTGGCCCCGATTCTCTGCCGAGTCCAGCCGACAGCGGCCATGCCTCTCCTAGTCGACATGAGAGTAGCCTCAGCGGTGAGGCGGACGAGACTGCAAGCATCATGAGCTTTGCACCGACCATGCGACCTGCTGGGGATATTGCCAGTCTGCTCGCCGGGGAGCTCCATAAGAAAAGCCCAGCCTGGAACTTGCTTCGCTCCCAGTCAGCCACCGTCCAACCCTTTGAAAGGAGCAGGACGGGTGCTGACGATAAGCTCACCGAGTTTGATCATGAATTCGATCCGATCCAGGACGATGATAATGACGACTCTGGAGACGAGGACAAATTGCGCATATGGAAATCCAAACTCAAACATTACCTGATCCTGTCGTCGGCCGGAAAGCCCATCTGGAGTCGTCATGGAGATCTGAGCCTCATCAATTCTTCCATGGGCGTGGTTCAAACAATCATTTCGTTTTACGAGGGCGCAAAGAACCCCCTGCAAGCCTTTTCCGCTGGAGACACTCGTTTTGTCATCTCGACCGAAGGACCCCTCTACTTTGTCGCCATCAGCAAGCTGGGCGAAAGTGACGCGCAGCTGCGGGCGCAGCTGGAAGCTCTCTACATGCAGATATTGTCGACATTGACACTGCCCAGGCTAACTCACATCTTTGCCAACCGTCCATCAACCGATCTGCGGAAGCCACTGCAAGGGACCGAGTCTCTACTGTCGTCACTGGCTGACACCTTCACAAAAGGCTCACCCTCTGCACTCCTCGGGTCGTTGGAGTGCCTCAGGCTTCGAAAATCTCAGCGACTTGCTATAAATAACACCTTTTTAAAGTTGCGGACCGAGAAGCTACTGTACGGCCTCATCGTGGCTGGCGGGAAACTCGTCAGTGTCATTCGGCCCCGTCGTCATTCACTCCACCCCAGCGACCTTCAactcatcttcaacatgctCTTTGAGAGTGATGGGATTAAAGGAGGGGGTGGAGAGAATTGGATTCCACTATGCTTGCCTGCCTTTAACAACAAAGGTTATCTCTACATGTACGTCAGCTTCTTTGATGGCGCATCTGGAGAGCAGGCTAGCTCCCCAGCTGCAGCACAAGGACGATCAGCGGATGAGGAAATCGCCATGATTCTCATTAGTGCCGATCGTGAGAGCTTCTTTGAACTCAAGCAGATGAGGGACAATGTGGCCCAGCAACTTGCTAAGAATGGAACTCTGGCTATCATCCAGAATGCCACCCGCACTGGCCGCCCAAAGATACATGAGATCACCCCTGGCAGCCAGGTCAGTCATTTCTTATACAAGTCACGGGCCAACGTCCAGTTTTGCATGGCTTCACTGGACCCCAGTTTCACAGAGCTAGTTGAGCGGAGGAGACTGATGTCGGTGTATCACGAACTACATGCGTCAATACACGCAAAGCACTCGCATCTCAAAGTGCTACACTCTGTGGGGGATGATGCGACGTCTTTGGCCTGGATAACTCCAGTCTTTGAATTCTACTGCGTGGCCGGACCCAATGTGTCGAGGGCCACAATAACACAAGGGGCAAACAAGATCATTCAATGGGCAAAGAGAGAACAAGAGCGCCTTTTCATTATTGGCGGCGGTGTATTCTGA